From Gemmatimonadota bacterium:
CTTTCCATGCTGGCCAAGAATGCGGCGGACGTGATGATCATCGACCTCAGGGGGCTCTCGTCCATCACGGACTACTTCGTCATCGGGACGGCGGGTTCCGAGCCGCAGATCAAGGCGGTCGTCGAGCAGGTGGCGTCGGATCTCAAGGAGCGGGAAACGATACCCTGGCACTCGGAGGGCAAACAGAGCTGGCGGTGGGTCCTGCTCGATTACGTGGACGTGGTCGTTCACGTGTTCAGAGCGGAAGTCCGGGCATTCTACGGACTCGAGCGGCTCTGGGGAGACGCGCCCCGGATCGCCGTTACAACCGACGCGGCAACGGGTGAAATCATCCGCACGTCCGACGCGGGCGTCCCGGAGATCGGGGTGGACGCGCTTGAACACGAGGCATAGATTGGGCATTCTCGTCGTCGGAACGGTGGCTTTTGATTCGGTGAAGACTCCGGAAGGAGAGGCGAACGACGCGATCGGGGGTTCGGCGACCTATTTTTCTGCGGCCGCCAGCTTCTACGCGCCGGTAGACGTCATTGCCGTCGTGGGAAACGATTTCCCACTGGCGTCCCTGGATTTCCTGCGGGAGAGACAAGTCGACGTATCGGGCCTGGAGGTGAAGGAAGGAAAGACCTTCCGCTGGGCAGGCGAATACGCCGCCAACATGAACGACCGCCGCACGATCGACACGCAGTTGAACGTGTTTTCCGGTTTCAAGCCCGTACTGGCGGAGCGGCACCGCGCGCACGATCACGTGTTCCTGGCGAATCTCGATCCGGACGTTCAGCGCGACGTGCTGACCCAGGCCTGCCGAACGGACGGAAAGGACCGAGCGGGACAGCCCGGAATCGTCGCCTGCGACACCATGGACTTCTGGATCGAGGGGCAGAGGACGTCGCTGCTGTCGACGCTCAGCGGAGTGGACGTGCTGATCATCAACGACAGCGAGGCCCTGCAGCTGGTGGATGACCACAACCTCGTGCGGGCGGCGGAACGCATCCTGGAACTCGGTCCGAGGGCGGTGGTGGTCAAGAGAGGCGCGCACGGCGCGACGCTCTGTACCCGTGACGCCTGGTTCGGCATCCCTTCATACCCCGTGGCCACCGTGGTGGATCCGACGGGCGCCGGGGATACCTTCGCGGGCGGATTCATGGGTTACCTTGCCCGGTCGGGCGATACGGGCGTAGGCGCCTTGAAGCGCGCCATGGTGCACGGCAGCGTCATGGCCTCGTTCAACGTGGAGGATTTCAGCGTCAGGCGGCTCGAATCGCTTACCGAAGCCGAGATATCGGACCGCCACGATCGATTCATGGAGATGATTACACCATGAATTTCACGACCATCCGGTGGGACCGCGACGAAAGCGTGCTGGTATTGCTGGACCAGACGCGACTGCCTGGCGAAGTGGTCTACACCCGGTGCCGGGACATCGCGTCCGTGGCGGAAGCCATCCGACGGCTGAGAGTTCGCGGCGCGCCGGCCATCGGCGTCGCCGCGGCCTACGGGGTCGTCGTCGGGGTCCAGCACAGCCGCGCGGCCGACTTCGCCTCTTTCAGCCGGGAAGTCGAAGAAGCCGCGGAACTGCTGGCGGCCACCCGACCCACGGCGGTCAACCTGTTCTGGGCGCTTGAGCGGATGCGCCGGACCGTCCGGGAACATCGGAATGCACCTGTGGAGGACATCAAGCGCGCCTTGCTCGGCGAAGCCCTGGCCATACAGTCGGAGGACGAGCACACGTGCCGCCTGATCGGTGAGCACGGCGCCGCGCTGCTCCGTACCGGACAGACGGTGCTCACGCACTGCAATGCCGGCGCGCTCGCCACGGCCGGCGCGGGCACGGCCCTCGCCGTGGTGTACCAGGCGCACAACGAAGGCAAGCGGGTCCACGTGTACGCCGATGAGACGAGACCCGTCCTGCAGGGCGCCCGGCTCACTACCTGGGAGTTGACCAGGGCGGGCATAGGCGTGACGCTCATCTGCGACAACATGTCTGCCCAGGTCATGAAGGAAGGCCGGATCGATTGCGTGATCGTGGGCGCGGACCGCGTGGCCGCCAACGGCGACGTCGCCAACAAGATCGGCACCTACGGCGTGGCCGTGCTGGCCGACGCGCACGACGTGCCTCTGTACGTGGCGGCGCCTTACTCTTCGATCGACCTGTCCATCGAATCGGGCGCCGGGATCCCGATCGAAGAACGGGAAGCCGCCGAAGTAAGCCAGGGACCGGGCGGGCGCACCGCCCCCGAGGAGGTGGAGGTGTACAATCCCGCATTCGACGTAACCCCGGCCCGTTACGTGTCTGCGATCATCACGGAACGCGGCGTGGCCAGACCGCCATACGCCGAGCGTCTCGCCGCACTGTCACACCATGCCTGGGAGCCGGCTGTAACCGGGTAAAGAAGCGTGTACCATCAAAGGAGTGTGTACCATACTATGAAGACACCAACGGTTAAGAAGGAAGACCTGCGGCGGGACTGGCACGTCGTGGACGCCGACGGCAAGGTGCTGGGCAGGCTGGCCAGCGAAGTGGCCAAGATCCTGCGCGGCAAGCACAAGCCGATCTACTCGCCCCACCTGGATACCGGTGACCACGTCATCGTCATAAACGCGGAAAAGGTGGTCCTGACCGGCAAGAAGCCGCAGAACAAGCTATATTACCGCCATAGCGGCTATCCCGGCGGTCTGAAGACGATCAGCTACGAACGCATGGCCGCCCGTCATCCCGACCGGGCGGTGCGCATGGCCATCAAGGGCATGTTGCCGCACAACGCCCTCGGCCGCCAGATATTCCGCAAACTCCGCGTGTACGCCGGCGCGGAACACCCACACAGCGCCCAGAAACCGGTCGCGCTGGACATATAAGGAGCGTAAAGAAGCATGAATTCGGATACCCATGGACACCACGCAGTGGGCAGAAGGAAACGCGCGATCGCCAAGGTCTGGCTGCGCGCGAAGAAGGAAGGCGCCAGCCACAAGGTCAACGACAAGCCGCTGCTCGATTACTTCGACCGGCCCGGTCTCGTCGCCGCGATCGAGGAGCCCCTGGTGCTCACCGAAATGAACGACCAGGTGGTCGTGTTCGCACGGACCTTCGGCGGCGGAAAGACCGGCCAGGCCGGGGCATTGAGACTCGGTATCGCGCGGGCGCTGAAGGACATGGACGAAAGCCTGCACGCTCCGCTGCGCGAAGCGGGCATGCTGACGCGGGATTCACGCATCAAGGAACGCAAGAAATACGGACTGGCCGGCGCACGCAAGCGGTTCCAGTTCTCTAAGCGTTAATTTACCGGACGCAGGCCTGACCGCCTGCCAGACAAGGAGATCAGTACCGCCTATGGGGATTCCGACCATTCAGGACCTGCTGGATGCGGGCGTTCACTTCGGCCACCAGACCCGACGCTGGAACCCGAAGATGAAGGAATTCATATTCGCCGAGCGCAACAACATCTACATCATCGACCTGAAGAAGACGCTCAGCCAGATCGAAATCGCGTATGAAGCCGTGCGCAAGGCCGTCGAAAACGGGCAATCCGTCCTCTTCGTGGGCACGAAGAAGCAGGCCCGGCCCGTGATTATCGAAATGGCGCAGCGGTGCGGCATGTTCTACGTCGCGGAACGCTGGCTCGGCGGCATGTTGACGAACTTCCAGACCATCCAGACCAGCGTCAAGCGCCTGGAAGAACTCGAGAAAATGAAAGAGCACGGCACCATGGAAGCGCTCACGAAGAAAGAGGCCGCGAGCCTGGAGAAGGAGCGGGAGCGCCTGCAGAAAGTACTGGGCGGCATCCGCGAAATGCGCGATCTGCCCGGCGTCATTTTCGTGGTGGACGCCCGCAAGGAACGGATCGCCGTCGCGGAGGCGAACACCCTGGAGATCCCCATCGTCAGCATCCTGGATACGAACTGCGATCCCGACCTGATCGACTATCCCATACCCGGGAACGACGACGCCCTCCGGTCCATCACCCTCATCACGGAAGTCGTCGCGAGCGCCGCGGAGGAAGGGCTGCGCAATTCCGGACGGGCCGTACCCGGGGACGAGGCACCGGTCGAAGAGGTCGAAGAGCAGCAGGCCTGAAGCGGATACATGGCCGGGGAAAGGCGGCCGTAGCGGATGATCGGATCCGATCGTGTCCGATCATGACCGCTAGATTTCATGCGATTTCATGACTATATCAGCCAGTGACGTAAAGACTTTGAGAAGCCAGACCGGCGCCGGAATGATGGACTGCAAGCGGGCCCTCGAAGAGTCTGAAGGCAGTATCGAAAGGGCGGTCACGCTCCTGCGCGAGAAAGGCATTATGGCGGCGTCCAAGAAGAGCGCCCGGGAGGCGAAAGAAGGCATTATCCATACCTATATCCATCCCGGCAGCCGCATCGCCACCATGGTCGAGATCAATTGCGAGACCGATTTCGTCGCGCGGAACGAGTCCTTCCAGACCCTGGCCCGCGACATCGCCATGCAGGTGGCGGCCACCCGCCCCCTCGCCGTGGACCGGGACCAGATCGAAGAAGCCGTCCTGGAACAGGAACGGGAGATCTACCGGAACCAGGCGCGGAACGAGGGCAAGCCGGACCATATCATCGACCGGATCGTCCAGGGGAGGATCGATAAATTCAACCAGGAAAACTGCCTCCTGGAACAGCCATTCATACGGGATACCGACAAGACGGTGCGGGACCTGATCACGGAGGCGGTGGCCACGCTGGGCGAGAACATCATGGTTAGACGGTTCGTCCGGTACGAACTGGGCGGAGAATAACCCGCCGAACACCCTTGCAGGCAGGAACGTAACCGGTATTCCGATGCCAGAGAGGTGTATCGTGGAAGCGAAAGAGATCATCAGAGAAACCAACCGGAAGATGGACCAGTCCGTCGAGGTGCTGCGCACGGAACTCGCCGGCGTCCGGGCCGGCCGGGCCAATCCGGCCCTGCTGGACAACATCCAGGTGGAAGCCTACGGGACCATGACCCCCATCAACCAGGTCGCCACCGTGAACACGCCGGACGCCCGCACGATCTCGATCCAGCCGTGGGACAAGCAAATGGTATCCGAAATCATCCGTGCAATCCAGAAGTCCGACCTGGGACTCATGCCGAATTCCGATGGCAACGTCATCCACCTGCCCGTACCCGCGCTGACCGAAGAGCGCAGGCTGGAATACGTAAGACTGATCAAGAAACTGGGCGAGGACGGCAAGATCGGCGTCCGGAACGTGCGCCGGGAAATGAACGAGCGCATCAAGGCCGAAGAAAAGGCCCACCGGATGTCGGAAGACGAAAGCAAGAGGCACCAGAAGACCATCCAGGATCTCACCGACCAGCATATCTCCTCCATCGACAGCGCCATATCGTCAAAAGAACAGGAAATCCTGGAGATCTAGGCGGAAACCGGCTATCCGGGTCCATACCCGCCGGCGGCCTTACGGGGGTGACGTGGGTCGATACCCAGAGCAAGACCGGGCGGTCTCGGAAGAAGGACTGGATCCGGAGCGCATGCCCCGCCACATCGCGTTCATCATGGACGGCAACGGCCGGTGGGCGAAGAAGCAGGGACTCGCGCGGGACCAGGGCCACTCCGCGGGGGTGGAGTCCGTTCGCGAAATGATCCGGTGCGCCGGGGAGTTCGGCGTGGGGATCCTCACCTTCTTCGGGTTCTCCACCGAGAACTGGAATCGTCCCAGGCGGGAAGTCGCCGCCATCATGCAGTTGATCGTCGAATCGCTCCGCGGCGCCTTCGAAGAAGCCCGCGCGCACGGGATCCGGGTCTCCTTCCTGGGCAGATGGGACGAGCTGCCGGAATCCAACCGGCAGGTCATCAAGCAGATCACGGAGCAGACGGCGGGCAACGACCGCCTTCTGTTGAATTTCGCCCTGAATTACGGCGGCCGGCAGGAGATCGTCGAAGCCGCGCAGTGCATCGCCCTGGACGTCCAGGCCGGCCGGTTGGATCCGGAAGCCATCGACGAGTCGCTTTTCGCGTCCTACCTGTACACGGAGCACCTGCCCGACCCGGACCTGTTGATCCGGACCAGCGGGGAGATGCGGATCAGCAACTTCCTTCTCTATCAGCTGGCCTATACCGAACTCCTGGTTTCTCCGGTCCTCTGGCCCGATTTCTCGCGAAGCCACTTCATCGGGGCCATCAGGGACTACCAGTCGAGGGAGCGCCGTTTCGGCCGAACCGGCGAACAGGTCTCCTCGCACAGCACGTAACGGAGTGGATCTCCATGGCGGCCTACGCGGAGACGTGGATCCGAATCCTGGTAGGCGCGGTGTTCATCCCGTGCATCGTGCTCATTTGCTGGGTTGGCGGGACGAGCCTATTCGTGTTCGTCACCCTGGTCGTGCTCTTCGGCTTGCGCGAATACCACGGCATCGCCGCGGCCACGGACCTGGAACCCAACTGGTACGTCGGCGTACCCGCGGCTCTTCTGCTGTGTCTCGACGCCTGGCTCGAAGCGGGTCGCCACGCCCCCCTGATCCTCACGGCCCTCCTGCTCCTGACCGCCGCGGCGGAAGTATTCAGAAAGCGCGTGCGATCCCCCTTTCACAACATCGCCGCCACGGTCTTCGGCGTGGCGTGGATCGGCCTGCTCGGCAGTCACCTGATCCTGCTGGGGAGGTGGCCGATGGACGGCGCGGACGTCGTCGAATGGGGGCAGCGGGCCATGACGCCGGCCCTGCTCGCCATCGCCATACCCTGGTCCTACGACGCCTTCGCCTATTTCACGGGCCGGCTGCTGGGCCGCCGCAGGCTGCTGCGCCGCGTCAGCGCAGGCAAGACCGTCGAAGGCGCCGTCGGGGGGCTGATCGGCGCCGTCGCCTTCATGTTCGCGCTCCAGTACGCCCTGTTTCCCTTTCTCGGTCCGCTGCACTGCGTCGTCCTGGGCGCCGCTGGCGCCATCGTCGCCCAGCTGGGCGACCTCGCGGAGTCCCTGGTGAAAAGAGACGCAGGGCTGAAGGATTCATCCCGCATCATCCCGGGACACGGCGGCATCCTGGACCGGTTCGACAGCGTTTTCTTCGCGGCGCCTTTCGTGTACTATTACTTGGCCTACGTGACCGGATGAAGCAGCGTACGGCCTGGACGGTCCGGACATACGGACGGAGTATCGACAAGTCATGAAACGCATCGCCATCCTGGGTTCGACGGGTTCGGTCGGCACGCAGACGCTGGAGGTCATCGCGGCCTTCCCGGACCGGTATGCGGCCCACAGCCTGACGGCCAGGAGCCGGATCGACCTGCTGGAGCTGCAGTGCGCGCGCTTCGGCCCGCGCATGGTCGCCATCCTGGACGCGGAATGCGCCGAGCAGGCCAGGCTGACCGCCGGGTTCGCGCGAGGAGGAGGCGGTCAGCCCGGACCGTCGATCCACACCGGCGTGGAGGGCCTGATCGAAGCGGTCACCCACCCCGACGTGGACCTGGTCATCAGCGCCCTCCCGGGCAGCGCGGGGCTGGTCCCCACGCTGCGGGCGATCGAAGCGGGCAAGACCATCGCCCTGGCCAACAAGGAGATCCTGGTCATGGCCGGCGAGATCGTGATGGAATCGGCGCGGCGCAACGGGGTGGAGATCCTGCCCGTGGACAGCGAACACTGCGCGGTGCACCAGTGCCTGGCCGGGCAGGACCCGGACCGGATCCAGCGCGTGGTCCTCACGGCATCGGGCGGGCCCTTCCGCGACACCGCCCCCGCGGCCCTGGCGCGGATGACTTCGAAGGACGCGTTGAACCATCCCACCTGGAACATGGGGCAGAAGGTCACGATCGATTCCGCCACGCTCATGAACAAGGGGTTCGAGGTCATCGAGGCCCACTGGCTCTTCGGCCTCCCGGTCTCGAAGATCGACGTGGTGATACATCCCCAGTCCATCATCCACTCCATGGTCGAGATGGTCGACGGGTCTCTGCTGGCCCAAATGGGTCCGACCGACATGCGCATACCGATCCAATACGCCCTCTCGTACCCCGAGCGCCTTGAATCTCCCTGGCCCCGGTTCGACATCACGCGGAACTGGTCCCTGACCCTGGACCCGCCCGACGAGGCCATGTTCCCCTGCCTGGGGCTGGCCTACGAGGCCATCCGCCGCGGGTCCACCGTGCCCGCCGTCCTGAGCGCCGCCGACGAGCTGGCCGTCGAGGCCTTCCTCCGGCAGCGGATCGGGTTCACCGACATACCTCGCATCATCGCCGACGCGATGGACAGGCACCTGGCCGCGCCGGATCTCACCGCGCCCGTCACCCTGGAATCCATCATGTCGGCGGACCGGTGGACCCGGACGTTCTGCGGGGAAAAGTTGATTGCCGGATAGGGCCGAAATCCTGTATATTCCTTAATTGGCTGCCGCGCGCCGGCAGGCGCGGGGAACACCGGGAACATCGGAAGCAATCGGATCTGAGACGGCAGAAGCAGAACGGAGACATTGGCATGCTGACCACCGTATTATCGGCGATATTCGTCCTGGGGTTGCTGGTCTTCTTCCACGAACTCGGTCATTTCCTAGCCGCCAAGCGCATGGGCATCAGGGTGGAGAGATTCTCCCTCGGCTTTCCGCCCAAGATGATCGGAAAGAAGGTCGGGGACACCGAGTACTGTATCTCC
This genomic window contains:
- the rsfS gene encoding ribosome silencing factor; the encoded protein is MTLASKEIAEQATLSMLAKNAADVMIIDLRGLSSITDYFVIGTAGSEPQIKAVVEQVASDLKERETIPWHSEGKQSWRWVLLDYVDVVVHVFRAEVRAFYGLERLWGDAPRIAVTTDAATGEIIRTSDAGVPEIGVDALEHEA
- a CDS encoding sugar kinase: MGILVVGTVAFDSVKTPEGEANDAIGGSATYFSAAASFYAPVDVIAVVGNDFPLASLDFLRERQVDVSGLEVKEGKTFRWAGEYAANMNDRRTIDTQLNVFSGFKPVLAERHRAHDHVFLANLDPDVQRDVLTQACRTDGKDRAGQPGIVACDTMDFWIEGQRTSLLSTLSGVDVLIINDSEALQLVDDHNLVRAAERILELGPRAVVVKRGAHGATLCTRDAWFGIPSYPVATVVDPTGAGDTFAGGFMGYLARSGDTGVGALKRAMVHGSVMASFNVEDFSVRRLESLTEAEISDRHDRFMEMITP
- the mtnA gene encoding S-methyl-5-thioribose-1-phosphate isomerase, encoding MNFTTIRWDRDESVLVLLDQTRLPGEVVYTRCRDIASVAEAIRRLRVRGAPAIGVAAAYGVVVGVQHSRAADFASFSREVEEAAELLAATRPTAVNLFWALERMRRTVREHRNAPVEDIKRALLGEALAIQSEDEHTCRLIGEHGAALLRTGQTVLTHCNAGALATAGAGTALAVVYQAHNEGKRVHVYADETRPVLQGARLTTWELTRAGIGVTLICDNMSAQVMKEGRIDCVIVGADRVAANGDVANKIGTYGVAVLADAHDVPLYVAAPYSSIDLSIESGAGIPIEEREAAEVSQGPGGRTAPEEVEVYNPAFDVTPARYVSAIITERGVARPPYAERLAALSHHAWEPAVTG
- the rplM gene encoding 50S ribosomal protein L13, with amino-acid sequence MKTPTVKKEDLRRDWHVVDADGKVLGRLASEVAKILRGKHKPIYSPHLDTGDHVIVINAEKVVLTGKKPQNKLYYRHSGYPGGLKTISYERMAARHPDRAVRMAIKGMLPHNALGRQIFRKLRVYAGAEHPHSAQKPVALDI
- the rpsI gene encoding 30S ribosomal protein S9, with amino-acid sequence MNSDTHGHHAVGRRKRAIAKVWLRAKKEGASHKVNDKPLLDYFDRPGLVAAIEEPLVLTEMNDQVVVFARTFGGGKTGQAGALRLGIARALKDMDESLHAPLREAGMLTRDSRIKERKKYGLAGARKRFQFSKR
- the rpsB gene encoding 30S ribosomal protein S2 — encoded protein: MGIPTIQDLLDAGVHFGHQTRRWNPKMKEFIFAERNNIYIIDLKKTLSQIEIAYEAVRKAVENGQSVLFVGTKKQARPVIIEMAQRCGMFYVAERWLGGMLTNFQTIQTSVKRLEELEKMKEHGTMEALTKKEAASLEKERERLQKVLGGIREMRDLPGVIFVVDARKERIAVAEANTLEIPIVSILDTNCDPDLIDYPIPGNDDALRSITLITEVVASAAEEGLRNSGRAVPGDEAPVEEVEEQQA
- the tsf gene encoding translation elongation factor Ts, yielding MTISASDVKTLRSQTGAGMMDCKRALEESEGSIERAVTLLREKGIMAASKKSAREAKEGIIHTYIHPGSRIATMVEINCETDFVARNESFQTLARDIAMQVAATRPLAVDRDQIEEAVLEQEREIYRNQARNEGKPDHIIDRIVQGRIDKFNQENCLLEQPFIRDTDKTVRDLITEAVATLGENIMVRRFVRYELGGE
- a CDS encoding ribosome recycling factor translates to MPERCIVEAKEIIRETNRKMDQSVEVLRTELAGVRAGRANPALLDNIQVEAYGTMTPINQVATVNTPDARTISIQPWDKQMVSEIIRAIQKSDLGLMPNSDGNVIHLPVPALTEERRLEYVRLIKKLGEDGKIGVRNVRREMNERIKAEEKAHRMSEDESKRHQKTIQDLTDQHISSIDSAISSKEQEILEI
- a CDS encoding isoprenyl transferase — translated: MPRHIAFIMDGNGRWAKKQGLARDQGHSAGVESVREMIRCAGEFGVGILTFFGFSTENWNRPRREVAAIMQLIVESLRGAFEEARAHGIRVSFLGRWDELPESNRQVIKQITEQTAGNDRLLLNFALNYGGRQEIVEAAQCIALDVQAGRLDPEAIDESLFASYLYTEHLPDPDLLIRTSGEMRISNFLLYQLAYTELLVSPVLWPDFSRSHFIGAIRDYQSRERRFGRTGEQVSSHST
- a CDS encoding 1-deoxy-D-xylulose-5-phosphate reductoisomerase translates to MKRIAILGSTGSVGTQTLEVIAAFPDRYAAHSLTARSRIDLLELQCARFGPRMVAILDAECAEQARLTAGFARGGGGQPGPSIHTGVEGLIEAVTHPDVDLVISALPGSAGLVPTLRAIEAGKTIALANKEILVMAGEIVMESARRNGVEILPVDSEHCAVHQCLAGQDPDRIQRVVLTASGGPFRDTAPAALARMTSKDALNHPTWNMGQKVTIDSATLMNKGFEVIEAHWLFGLPVSKIDVVIHPQSIIHSMVEMVDGSLLAQMGPTDMRIPIQYALSYPERLESPWPRFDITRNWSLTLDPPDEAMFPCLGLAYEAIRRGSTVPAVLSAADELAVEAFLRQRIGFTDIPRIIADAMDRHLAAPDLTAPVTLESIMSADRWTRTFCGEKLIAG